In the Candidatus Acidiferrales bacterium genome, one interval contains:
- a CDS encoding gamma-glutamyl-gamma-aminobutyrate hydrolase family protein (Members of this family of hydrolases with an active site Cys residue belong to MEROPS family C26.), whose product MPAQSIAERQLAPRVGVPYRTHDEEVRGSRGKYDTYLKSIERAGGSPVEISLSLPTQELQELARTLDAVLLPGSPADVDPSLYHELRDRESAAADPNRERTDIALLEHAFGEGKPILAICYGVQILNVYLGGSLIQDISGELHSPIEHAWKGRDKGKPEPFHLARLEEDSRFAELAGASAVRLNSSHHQSVRDLGKNLRIVGRAPDGVVEAVEWVGDGNWVMGVQWHPERMADDTLAHALFQELIAAAREVAVRD is encoded by the coding sequence ATGCCAGCCCAATCGATTGCCGAAAGGCAGCTTGCCCCGCGCGTGGGTGTCCCGTATCGTACACACGATGAAGAAGTTAGAGGAAGTCGTGGAAAATACGACACTTACCTCAAGTCCATCGAGCGGGCGGGCGGATCGCCAGTCGAAATCTCTCTCAGCTTACCCACACAAGAGCTTCAGGAGCTGGCACGCACTCTGGATGCTGTCCTTCTTCCCGGAAGCCCGGCGGACGTTGACCCGTCGCTCTATCACGAGCTGCGCGACCGCGAATCCGCCGCAGCCGACCCGAATCGCGAACGCACGGACATTGCGCTGCTCGAACATGCCTTTGGTGAAGGCAAACCGATTTTGGCGATTTGTTACGGCGTGCAGATTCTAAACGTCTATCTTGGTGGAAGTTTGATCCAGGATATTTCGGGCGAACTGCATAGCCCGATCGAACACGCCTGGAAGGGACGAGATAAGGGCAAGCCTGAGCCATTTCATTTGGCCCGGCTGGAGGAAGATTCACGATTTGCAGAGCTCGCGGGCGCATCCGCAGTGCGCCTGAACAGTTCGCATCATCAGTCAGTTCGTGACTTGGGCAAGAATCTTCGCATTGTCGGGCGTGCGCCGGATGGCGTGGTTGAAGCCGTGGAATGGGTTGGCGACGGGAATTGGGTCATGGGCGTTCAATGGCATCCGGAGCGAATGGCGGATGATACGCTGGCGCACGCTCTCTTTCAGGAGTTGATTGCCGCAGCGCGCGAAGTGGCTGTTCGCGATTAG
- a CDS encoding alpha/beta hydrolase: MADSQSCDVAGPQGAHPILFLHGMRVTRRMWQPQMERLADEYRVVAMDLPGHGALKAVPFQMDGAVREIARVIDQEDRGRALVVGLSLGGYVAMEFAATHPEKVTGLVVASATVEPRGWHAVPYQIAALLMAKLPASWLDWISRTFFLLFYGTQRAEPLIAPGFFMRGASQGLRQIFGKEFCFRLALFPGPVLLLNGKRDLGFRLNERKFLAAAQHGKLEVIPKAFHLSNIDQPEAFCDAIRRFATSIAW; this comes from the coding sequence ATGGCAGATTCGCAGAGCTGCGATGTTGCGGGTCCGCAAGGCGCTCACCCCATCCTATTTCTTCATGGAATGCGCGTCACGCGGCGCATGTGGCAGCCGCAAATGGAGCGGCTGGCCGATGAATACCGCGTTGTCGCTATGGATCTGCCCGGACATGGCGCGTTGAAAGCCGTCCCTTTCCAAATGGATGGCGCCGTGCGAGAAATTGCGCGAGTGATTGATCAAGAAGATAGAGGTCGCGCGCTAGTCGTCGGACTGTCACTCGGTGGTTACGTTGCCATGGAATTCGCCGCGACACACCCAGAAAAAGTGACCGGACTCGTTGTGGCAAGCGCAACTGTCGAGCCTCGCGGCTGGCATGCCGTGCCGTATCAAATCGCCGCTTTGCTGATGGCCAAGCTGCCGGCCTCGTGGCTCGACTGGATCAGCAGGACATTTTTCCTGCTCTTTTACGGCACGCAGCGTGCTGAACCTCTGATTGCACCGGGCTTTTTCATGCGCGGGGCGTCCCAGGGCCTGCGCCAGATATTCGGGAAAGAATTCTGTTTCAGACTTGCCTTGTTTCCCGGACCAGTTTTGTTGCTAAACGGAAAGCGGGATCTTGGTTTCCGGTTGAATGAGCGAAAATTTCTGGCCGCTGCGCAGCACGGCAAGCTCGAAGTGATCCCAAAGGCTTTCCATCTGTCGAATATTGATCAGCCCGAAGCTTTTTGCGATGCCATCCGGCGTTTCGCGACGTCTATCGCATGGTAG
- a CDS encoding DinB family protein produces the protein MQPQERQQSLETFGRGPIFLSEALSRCPKKMWLYRPSADRWSIHEIILHLADSEAESYIRCRQFIAEPGLDAAAYDPAAWANMLGYFHQSTREALGLIVRLRRMTYQVLRYLPDGVWEHTANHSKKGTLTLDEWLKMQARHIPHHVEQIRQNHSLWLKTHQPRKPATHPAAPLEMKENVLAPFAQVMEFAD, from the coding sequence ATGCAGCCACAGGAGCGGCAACAAAGTTTGGAAACTTTCGGTCGTGGACCGATATTTCTTTCTGAGGCACTTTCACGCTGTCCCAAGAAGATGTGGCTGTATCGGCCCTCGGCCGATCGCTGGAGTATCCACGAGATTATTCTGCATTTGGCAGACAGCGAGGCTGAATCTTACATTCGTTGCCGTCAATTCATCGCCGAACCAGGCTTAGACGCGGCAGCGTACGACCCTGCTGCTTGGGCCAACATGCTGGGCTATTTCCACCAGAGCACACGGGAAGCCCTGGGATTGATTGTTCGCCTCAGGCGCATGACCTATCAAGTCCTTCGTTATCTTCCGGACGGCGTCTGGGAACACACAGCGAATCATTCGAAAAAAGGCACGCTGACGCTTGACGAATGGCTGAAAATGCAGGCGCGCCACATCCCGCATCACGTCGAGCAGATTCGCCAGAACCATTCTCTCTGGCTGAAGACACATCAACCCCGCAAACCGGCGACGCACCCGGCCGCTCCTCTCGAAATGAAGGAAAACGTGCTTGCGCCCTTCGCGCAGGTCATGGAGTTCGCTGACTGA
- a CDS encoding folylpolyglutamate synthase/dihydrofolate synthase family protein yields the protein MSRAPSISSSGNVNYERAVRMLLALGKELAAPRQAHVQKFDLENIRVLSKHLGAPHRAVPSAHIAGTNGKGSTAAMLESILRAAGLSTGLFISPHLERINERIQFNGESISDEEFAGVFSTVQSAIETLLASGQLAAHPTFFECMTAMAFAAFARRPVDFAVYEVGMGGRLDSTNILEPQVAVITQVDMDHENFLGHSIAEIAAEKAGIIKPGGWVVSSAERPEARAVIARRAAELDARLVEIDSAWRIESANDLDGFYRVTATPANSNKQLSLKIPLRGKFQIRNALAAATAAQLLAARGFSISDEAITRGIENARWPGRLERLCEEPFIYFDGAHNPAAARELAAFWQEHLTGKRVWLVYGAMRDKAVDEIAGLLFPLAYEVIFTEPSQGRSISAPLLAEMTSHLARRCRIVPDPTEAFDEAISSAASDDAIFVTGSLYLVGALREHAKRRSKLNASTISTSLDLK from the coding sequence ATGTCTCGCGCTCCCTCGATTTCTTCGTCGGGTAATGTGAACTACGAAAGAGCGGTCCGAATGCTCCTCGCCCTCGGCAAGGAGCTCGCAGCGCCGCGGCAAGCGCATGTCCAGAAATTCGACCTCGAAAATATTCGTGTTCTCTCGAAGCATCTTGGCGCTCCGCATCGCGCCGTGCCCTCAGCGCACATCGCCGGGACAAATGGCAAGGGCTCCACGGCGGCAATGCTGGAATCGATTTTGCGGGCAGCGGGCCTTTCAACAGGGTTGTTTATTTCGCCCCATCTGGAACGCATCAACGAGCGGATTCAATTCAATGGCGAATCAATTTCCGACGAAGAATTTGCAGGAGTATTTTCCACAGTGCAATCGGCCATCGAGACTCTGCTAGCGTCCGGCCAGCTTGCCGCCCATCCCACTTTCTTCGAGTGCATGACCGCTATGGCTTTCGCAGCGTTCGCGCGGCGGCCGGTGGATTTTGCGGTGTACGAAGTCGGTATGGGCGGGCGGTTGGATTCGACGAACATTCTGGAGCCGCAAGTCGCCGTAATCACGCAAGTGGACATGGACCATGAAAATTTCCTGGGCCATTCCATTGCCGAAATCGCTGCGGAGAAGGCCGGGATTATCAAGCCCGGAGGCTGGGTGGTCAGTTCAGCGGAGCGGCCGGAAGCTCGCGCCGTGATTGCACGCCGCGCGGCAGAGCTCGATGCGCGTCTCGTAGAAATCGATTCGGCGTGGAGGATCGAATCGGCAAATGATTTGGACGGATTTTATCGCGTGACGGCAACGCCGGCGAATTCGAATAAGCAGCTCAGCTTGAAAATTCCCCTGCGAGGAAAATTCCAGATACGCAATGCGCTAGCCGCAGCGACAGCGGCGCAACTCTTGGCTGCGCGGGGATTTTCCATCAGCGACGAAGCAATCACGCGGGGCATTGAGAACGCTCGCTGGCCCGGCCGGCTGGAGCGTCTTTGCGAAGAGCCTTTCATCTATTTTGACGGCGCACACAATCCGGCCGCCGCGCGCGAACTTGCTGCTTTCTGGCAGGAACACCTCACCGGGAAACGCGTTTGGCTCGTTTACGGAGCAATGCGCGACAAAGCCGTCGACGAAATAGCAGGCTTGCTGTTCCCCCTGGCTTATGAGGTCATCTTCACGGAACCTTCCCAGGGCCGATCGATTTCCGCTCCACTGCTAGCGGAAATGACGTCACACCTCGCGCGTCGCTGCCGAATCGTACCTGACCCCACGGAGGCGTTTGATGAGGCGATTTCTTCTGCGGCATCCGATGACGCAATATTTGTGACGGGTTCTCTTTATTTGGTTGGCGCCCTGCGCGAACATGCGAAGCGCCGTTCGAAACTGAACGCATCGACCATTTCTACATCGCTCGACTTAAAATAA
- the accD gene encoding acetyl-CoA carboxylase, carboxyltransferase subunit beta yields the protein MAWFKKENKPTETPPSEERRVKTEGLWVKCENCRAIIWKKDLEANWEVCPKCENHFRLDAKRRLELLLDDGKWTEYDADLASTDPLKFVDTKPYSKRLREAQDKLGINDAVISVEGRMNGRPVNCCSMEFAFAGGSMGAVVGEKVTRAAERSAERKMPLIIVSCSGGARMQEGMVSLMQLAKVSAALARLDESRVPYISILTDPTTGGVTASFAMLGDLNIAEPGALIGFAGPRVIEQTIRQKLPEGFQRAEFLLSHGFLDAIVHRKDLKRYVSRSLDFFVG from the coding sequence ATGGCCTGGTTCAAAAAGGAAAACAAGCCGACCGAAACGCCGCCCAGTGAAGAGCGGCGCGTGAAGACGGAAGGTCTGTGGGTAAAGTGCGAGAACTGCCGCGCCATTATCTGGAAAAAAGACCTCGAAGCGAATTGGGAAGTTTGCCCCAAATGCGAGAATCATTTCCGGCTCGACGCCAAACGACGTCTTGAGCTTCTGCTGGACGATGGCAAATGGACCGAATACGACGCAGACCTGGCGTCGACCGATCCGCTGAAATTCGTCGACACGAAACCTTACTCGAAGCGGTTGCGGGAAGCGCAGGACAAGCTGGGCATCAACGATGCCGTGATCAGCGTTGAAGGCCGCATGAATGGGCGCCCGGTGAACTGTTGCTCGATGGAATTTGCCTTTGCCGGTGGCTCGATGGGAGCGGTGGTCGGAGAAAAGGTCACGCGCGCGGCGGAGCGTTCCGCCGAACGCAAGATGCCGCTCATTATCGTTTCCTGCTCGGGCGGCGCGCGCATGCAGGAGGGCATGGTGAGCCTAATGCAGCTCGCCAAAGTCTCCGCCGCTCTCGCGCGGCTGGATGAATCACGCGTCCCGTACATCTCCATCCTCACCGATCCCACAACCGGTGGCGTAACAGCAAGTTTTGCCATGCTCGGGGATTTGAATATCGCCGAACCTGGCGCATTGATTGGCTTCGCAGGACCGCGCGTCATTGAACAAACCATCCGGCAAAAGCTGCCCGAAGGCTTCCAGCGCGCCGAATTTCTGCTGTCTCATGGTTTCCTCGATGCGATAGTGCACCGCAAGGATCTGAAACGCTATGTCTCGCGCTCCCTCGATTTCTTCGTCGGGTAA
- the cobO gene encoding cob(I)yrinic acid a,c-diamide adenosyltransferase, whose amino-acid sequence MPEGKGLLIVYTGPGKGKTTCALGTAFRAVGQGLRVLMVQFIKGSWHYGELDAAKMLGDDKFEIRPMGRGFIKIGGAETDPEDQKLCEECWNYGREQIYSGKYDLVILDEINYVISYKILDPEKVVGALAKRPGHVHVICTGRNAHPKLVELADLVTEMREVKHPYTKGILAQRGIDY is encoded by the coding sequence ATGCCGGAAGGGAAAGGCCTGCTGATCGTTTATACCGGGCCGGGCAAGGGCAAGACGACCTGCGCTCTCGGGACGGCGTTCCGCGCGGTGGGCCAGGGGCTACGCGTGCTCATGGTGCAGTTTATCAAGGGCTCATGGCATTATGGCGAGCTCGACGCTGCAAAAATGCTGGGCGACGACAAATTCGAGATACGTCCCATGGGCCGCGGGTTCATCAAGATCGGCGGAGCGGAAACGGATCCGGAAGATCAGAAGTTATGCGAAGAATGCTGGAATTACGGCCGCGAGCAGATTTACAGCGGCAAATATGATCTGGTGATTCTGGACGAAATCAACTATGTAATCAGTTATAAGATTCTCGATCCGGAAAAAGTCGTCGGGGCGCTGGCAAAGCGGCCTGGCCATGTTCACGTTATCTGCACCGGACGGAATGCCCATCCGAAATTGGTGGAACTGGCAGACTTGGTGACGGAAATGCGCGAAGTGAAGCATCCGTACACCAAAGGAATTCTTGCACAGCGCGGAATCGACTACTGA
- a CDS encoding 23S rRNA (pseudouridine(1915)-N(3))-methyltransferase RlmH, translating to MKIRFVLLGRTRRPEIRALMDDYVARIRHYAEMEITEIRAPNQTSLHKLKIDPSATTVLLDAAGKQFTSTEFAHWLGSLRDRGVREIVFFCGDAEGFPKEIRSGAKNRISLSTLTMPHEFARVVLAEQIYRAFAILAGHPYPK from the coding sequence ATGAAAATACGCTTCGTCCTGCTCGGCCGGACTCGCCGCCCGGAGATTCGCGCGCTGATGGATGACTACGTCGCGCGAATTCGCCATTACGCGGAAATGGAAATCACAGAAATTCGCGCGCCGAACCAGACGTCCTTGCACAAGCTGAAAATCGATCCCAGCGCGACGACCGTCTTGCTCGACGCGGCGGGCAAGCAATTCACTTCCACAGAGTTCGCGCACTGGCTGGGAAGTCTGCGCGACCGGGGCGTGCGCGAAATTGTTTTTTTCTGCGGCGATGCCGAGGGCTTTCCAAAAGAGATACGCTCCGGAGCGAAAAACCGAATTTCGCTTTCGACGCTGACCATGCCGCATGAGTTCGCGCGAGTGGTGCTCGCCGAGCAAATCTACCGCGCGTTTGCGATTCTGGCTGGCCATCCTTATCCGAAATAA
- a CDS encoding sigma-54 dependent transcriptional regulator, with product MSEARLEWTGSDPATQRLLEIAAKVADTSTTILITGESGTGKDHLARWIHEAGERRDAPFLKIDCASLPAGLVESELFGHERGAFTGAVARKPGRFELAQKGTIVLDEIAALAPGVQSKLLRVLEERKFERLGGTDTLEMDARLIALTNADLERAVRSGCFREDLYFRLNVLVLPIPPLRERGTDIRLLAEHFLARFGPVHGHAGAKIDAAAMRALEVYSWPGNVRELKNAVEHALIFAKSDTLCREDFPAILQAASSAMDSGGQLASLEELEKEAIRATLDATHYKIARAAEILGISRKTLLEKRKKYGLV from the coding sequence ATGAGCGAGGCGCGCCTGGAATGGACCGGCTCTGATCCTGCGACTCAGCGATTGTTAGAAATCGCCGCGAAAGTTGCTGATACCTCGACGACCATTCTCATCACGGGCGAGAGTGGCACCGGCAAGGATCATTTGGCGCGATGGATTCACGAAGCTGGCGAGCGTCGTGATGCACCATTCCTCAAAATTGACTGCGCGAGCCTTCCCGCGGGGCTCGTGGAATCCGAGCTTTTTGGCCATGAGCGAGGTGCTTTCACAGGCGCGGTCGCCCGCAAGCCAGGCCGGTTCGAACTCGCGCAAAAGGGCACAATCGTTCTCGATGAAATAGCTGCGCTCGCGCCCGGCGTGCAATCGAAGTTGTTGCGCGTGCTCGAAGAACGGAAATTTGAGCGCCTCGGCGGCACGGATACTCTCGAGATGGACGCCCGGCTTATCGCACTGACGAACGCGGATCTCGAACGTGCCGTGCGGAGTGGTTGTTTCCGCGAGGACTTGTATTTCCGGCTGAACGTTCTCGTCCTGCCAATTCCGCCGTTGCGCGAACGGGGAACCGACATTCGCTTGCTGGCAGAACATTTCCTTGCGCGCTTTGGCCCTGTGCACGGGCATGCCGGCGCGAAGATTGATGCGGCCGCGATGCGCGCGTTGGAAGTTTACTCTTGGCCTGGGAATGTGCGCGAGTTGAAGAATGCCGTCGAGCACGCGCTGATTTTCGCCAAGAGCGACACGCTGTGCCGGGAAGATTTTCCGGCGATTCTGCAGGCAGCAAGCAGCGCAATGGACAGCGGTGGACAACTCGCCTCACTGGAAGAGCTAGAGAAGGAAGCGATCCGCGCGACGCTCGACGCCACGCACTACAAAATCGCGCGAGCCGCGGAAATCCTTGGAATCAGCCGCAAGACGCTGCTCGAAAAACGCAAGAAATACGGCCTCGTCTGA
- the rsfS gene encoding ribosome silencing factor codes for MNLNSLPNAIVWAVEAAEDKKAVAVTVLNLAGLGAFAEYFLICSAESIRQIEAIGDAVEEKLRAQGMRLPHREGRAGTEWLLLDYGNFVIHIFSEKARLFYDIERLWRAAKRVDFDASRSAVPGTGS; via the coding sequence GTGAATCTGAACTCGTTACCTAATGCCATTGTTTGGGCCGTCGAAGCGGCCGAGGACAAAAAGGCGGTGGCGGTTACCGTTTTGAACCTCGCCGGCCTGGGTGCATTTGCGGAGTATTTCCTGATTTGCTCGGCGGAGAGCATCCGGCAGATCGAGGCCATCGGAGATGCCGTGGAGGAAAAGCTGCGAGCCCAAGGGATGCGTTTGCCACATCGCGAAGGCCGCGCAGGTACGGAATGGCTGCTGCTCGATTACGGCAATTTCGTGATCCACATCTTCAGCGAGAAAGCGAGATTGTTCTACGACATCGAACGGCTTTGGCGCGCCGCGAAGCGTGTTGATTTCGACGCCAGCCGGTCGGCGGTGCCGGGAACCGGGTCATGA
- the nadD gene encoding nicotinate-nucleotide adenylyltransferase, whose protein sequence is MRSRRGIRKRGSRAIAIFGGTFDPIHNGHVAVAKAAAKRFRLDEIYFLPSSRPPHKKPQELAGFAHRYAMVCLACAGNSRFVPSLAEAPPETGKANVFYSIDTVRCFHREHTHEQIYFIVGADSFLEISAWKSYEEFLDSCDFIIASRPGFKLDKLREVIPPKMLSAAKPADRDAISLRKSTAYLLTAVSSYVSSTDIRRRRKRGQSIHALVPAPVEDYILKQALYR, encoded by the coding sequence TTGAGGTCGCGGCGAGGAATTCGTAAGCGCGGATCGCGCGCGATCGCAATCTTCGGCGGCACGTTTGATCCCATTCACAATGGCCATGTGGCGGTCGCGAAGGCAGCCGCGAAGCGTTTTCGTCTGGACGAGATTTATTTCCTGCCATCTTCACGGCCTCCTCATAAAAAGCCGCAGGAATTGGCTGGATTCGCTCATCGCTACGCAATGGTGTGCCTTGCGTGCGCCGGAAATTCGCGATTTGTGCCTTCGCTGGCCGAAGCGCCTCCAGAGACCGGAAAAGCGAATGTGTTTTATTCCATAGACACGGTCCGCTGTTTTCACCGGGAGCACACGCATGAGCAGATCTACTTCATCGTGGGTGCGGACTCGTTTCTCGAAATTTCGGCTTGGAAAAGTTATGAAGAGTTCCTCGACTCCTGCGATTTCATCATCGCAAGCCGGCCGGGATTCAAATTGGACAAGCTGCGAGAGGTGATTCCTCCGAAAATGCTGAGCGCCGCGAAGCCAGCTGATCGTGACGCGATTTCGCTGCGCAAATCGACTGCGTATTTGCTCACGGCTGTGTCCAGCTATGTCTCATCAACGGACATCCGCAGGCGGCGCAAGCGCGGCCAATCGATTCATGCCCTTGTGCCCGCGCCCGTGGAAGATTACATTCTTAAGCAGGCCCTCTACCGGTGA
- the obgE gene encoding GTPase ObgE codes for MFVDEAKIFVRGGNGGNGCVAFRREKYVPRGGPSGGDGGNGGDIYIESTENDNTLLRYRYNREFKADRGRHGEGSNCHGKSGGDLILQVPVGTVVFNEETGEQLHDFVAPDERYLAARGGRGGRGNGNPHFVRPWHQAPREHEDGQPGQERHLRLELRLLADVGLVGFPNAGKSTFISRISAARPKIADYPFTTLEPHLGVVSADPDAAPGTGRTFVVADLPGLIEGAHEGVGLGIRFLKHIERTRLIAHLVDTSDANDRDPVRDFEIIQNELRAFSEALLLKPEFVVATKLDATTNRERLDRLRNFAEQKKLPFFAISSATGAGVQPLVRAMADALDRLPRPQRSTGEISAKAEGQLARGIPEGVESETLPHPEER; via the coding sequence GTGTTTGTCGACGAAGCGAAGATCTTTGTGAGGGGTGGCAACGGCGGAAACGGCTGCGTCGCGTTTCGACGGGAAAAGTATGTGCCCCGCGGCGGGCCATCGGGCGGCGATGGCGGCAACGGCGGCGACATCTATATTGAGTCCACAGAGAATGACAACACGCTGCTGCGGTATCGCTACAATCGGGAATTCAAAGCGGATCGGGGGCGCCATGGCGAAGGCTCGAACTGCCATGGCAAATCGGGCGGAGATTTGATTTTGCAGGTGCCTGTTGGCACGGTCGTGTTTAACGAAGAAACCGGCGAGCAACTCCACGATTTTGTGGCGCCTGATGAGAGATATCTGGCGGCGCGCGGCGGCCGCGGCGGAAGAGGCAATGGAAATCCGCACTTTGTGCGGCCGTGGCATCAGGCGCCGCGAGAACACGAGGATGGCCAGCCAGGACAGGAGCGTCATCTGCGTTTGGAGCTGCGGCTTCTGGCGGACGTGGGACTGGTCGGATTTCCGAATGCCGGGAAATCGACATTTATCTCGCGCATTTCCGCGGCCCGGCCGAAGATTGCGGATTACCCGTTCACGACGCTTGAGCCGCACCTCGGCGTCGTCTCGGCCGATCCGGATGCCGCGCCGGGAACCGGCCGGACATTTGTCGTGGCGGACCTGCCAGGTTTGATCGAAGGCGCTCACGAAGGCGTCGGACTTGGGATTCGATTCCTGAAGCATATCGAGCGCACGCGCCTGATTGCGCATCTTGTCGACACGAGCGACGCGAATGACCGCGATCCGGTGCGCGACTTCGAGATTATCCAAAACGAACTGCGCGCCTTCAGCGAAGCGCTGCTTTTGAAGCCCGAGTTTGTTGTGGCAACCAAGCTTGATGCGACGACCAATCGCGAACGACTGGATCGCCTGCGGAACTTTGCGGAGCAGAAAAAGCTGCCATTTTTTGCGATATCTTCTGCGACCGGCGCAGGCGTCCAGCCGCTGGTGCGCGCCATGGCCGATGCATTGGATCGTCTACCGAGACCGCAGCGCTCCACTGGAGAGATCTCCGCAAAAGCGGAAGGACAGCTCGCACGAGGCATTCCCGAAGGAGTTGAGAGCGAAACGCTGCCCCATCCGGAGGAGCGTTGA
- the rpmA gene encoding 50S ribosomal protein L27: MAHKKGGGSSVNGRDSHGQRLGVKRFGGQLVNGGSILIRQRGTRYKPGKNVSRAKDDTLFALITGIVRFEDKGQKGRFISVLPVEETKASPKTTSA; encoded by the coding sequence ATGGCACACAAGAAGGGCGGCGGTTCATCGGTAAACGGACGTGACTCGCACGGGCAGCGGCTGGGCGTGAAGCGCTTCGGCGGACAGCTCGTGAACGGCGGAAGCATTCTGATACGCCAGCGCGGAACGCGCTATAAGCCCGGCAAAAACGTCAGCCGCGCGAAGGATGACACGCTTTTTGCGTTGATTACGGGCATTGTGCGATTTGAAGACAAGGGTCAGAAGGGCCGCTTTATCAGCGTTTTGCCTGTGGAAGAAACGAAAGCGTCGCCTAAGACGACCTCTGCGTAG
- the rplU gene encoding 50S ribosomal protein L21, with amino-acid sequence MYAVIRSGGKQYRVAPGETVRVEKLAGKVGGKVTFHEVLAVQGDDKKLLAGVKAGKATVTGKIVEQGRGTKRLVMKYKTGGQYKITRGHRQSYTAVEVGDIKIE; translated from the coding sequence ATGTACGCGGTGATTCGCAGCGGGGGCAAGCAGTACCGGGTCGCGCCGGGAGAGACCGTACGTGTCGAGAAGCTGGCCGGGAAAGTCGGCGGCAAAGTGACATTTCACGAAGTGCTGGCCGTGCAAGGAGACGATAAGAAGCTGCTTGCGGGAGTCAAGGCCGGAAAGGCCACGGTGACGGGCAAAATCGTGGAACAAGGCCGCGGGACGAAACGCCTGGTCATGAAATACAAGACGGGCGGCCAATACAAGATTACGCGCGGACACCGGCAGAGCTACACGGCCGTGGAAGTCGGCGACATCAAGATCGAATAG
- a CDS encoding tyrosine-type recombinase/integrase, which produces MATLKTMIGKYLHYLEYVRNASPKTIENYKIDLEQFLAYVTPPGERPMALTQIDHLVIREFLGQLYDRNLQKTSVARKLSALRSMLQYCVREGTLKQNPARLVARPKLPKRVPSVLTAEEINRMLDEMTTASATEVSATRVKPKTARQMRNAEMILARDRAILELLYSSGLRVSELTGLDMTSINREEEMLHVFGKRRKERMVPYGGKAGKALENYWPAREEILARAGDRENFKAVFLNLNGGRLTKRTILNVVKRYARLLLQNSELHPHSLRHAFATHLLADGADLRSIQELLGHTSLSTTQRYTHATIDQLMAVYDKSHPHA; this is translated from the coding sequence ATGGCGACTCTAAAGACGATGATCGGCAAGTATTTGCACTATCTGGAATACGTGCGGAATGCTTCGCCCAAAACAATTGAAAATTACAAGATCGATCTTGAGCAGTTCCTGGCCTACGTTACGCCGCCCGGCGAGCGGCCGATGGCCCTCACGCAAATTGACCATCTCGTGATCCGGGAATTTCTGGGCCAACTCTACGACCGGAATTTGCAAAAAACTTCCGTCGCACGGAAGCTTTCCGCTCTGCGATCGATGTTGCAGTATTGCGTTCGCGAAGGGACGCTGAAGCAAAACCCCGCCCGGCTGGTGGCCAGACCGAAACTGCCAAAGCGCGTGCCCAGCGTATTGACCGCGGAAGAGATCAATCGAATGCTGGACGAAATGACCACGGCGTCGGCCACAGAAGTTTCGGCCACCAGAGTGAAGCCAAAAACCGCGCGGCAGATGCGGAATGCGGAAATGATCCTTGCGCGCGACCGGGCGATTTTGGAACTTCTTTATTCCTCAGGATTGCGCGTGAGCGAGCTCACCGGCCTGGATATGACCAGCATCAATCGCGAAGAGGAAATGCTGCACGTGTTTGGCAAACGACGCAAGGAGCGTATGGTTCCGTATGGAGGGAAGGCGGGCAAGGCGCTAGAAAATTACTGGCCTGCTCGCGAGGAGATCCTGGCGCGCGCGGGCGATCGAGAGAATTTCAAAGCCGTTTTTTTAAACCTCAATGGCGGCCGATTGACGAAGCGGACGATTTTGAACGTCGTGAAGCGATACGCCCGATTGCTGCTGCAGAATAGCGAATTACATCCGCATTCTTTGCGGCATGCATTTGCCACGCATCTCCTGGCCGATGGCGCGGATTTGCGCTCCATTCAAGAGCTGCTCGGGCATACATCGCTTTCGACGACACAGCGCTATACTCATGCCACCATCGATCAGCTCATGGCGGTTTACGACAAATCGCACCCTCACGCCTGA